The following coding sequences lie in one Lolium perenne isolate Kyuss_39 chromosome 2, Kyuss_2.0, whole genome shotgun sequence genomic window:
- the LOC127332033 gene encoding uncharacterized protein codes for MPVLPQPSLRGRIERQQNLIDDADWVEVRYINSYAAFMGYLSMAVKGLGLLVFTWITVVLLGGYVSELETKDFWCLTVITLLQTKVFNGFVREKLSDIGYWYSALFSLAVNIAKPCLPKNGVVSNPKYGHESSLKRFIVALAVVVQVMVATIILCPLIALYMSGLYITTGIAVWRLSERDFGGKGGEVNLKLGLEVLYSLTLWLCCSLLQDQLLPNGNKARENSRPGVRVQRPGTSLSQTLLARYQGGVLQGPIIRQRKEPADIRCGANGVSVTSELPVWAKDS; via the exons ATGCCGGTCCTGCCTCAACCTTCACTCAG GGGAAGAATAGAACGTCAACAGAACCTAATTGATGATGCCGACTGGGTGGAGGTGAGATATATCAACAGCTATGCCGCGTTTATGGGATACTTGTCCATGGCCGTCAAGGGGCTAGGTTTACTGGTGTTCACGTGGATcaccgtcgtcctcctcggcggcTACGTCTCAGAGCTCGAGACGAAGGATTTTTGGTGCCTCACAGTGATTACGCTCCTACAGACAAA GGTATTCAATGGCTTCGTGAGAGAAAAGTTATCTGATATCGGGTATTGGTACTCAGCATTGTTCAGCCTTGCAGTCAACATTGCTAAGCCTTGCCTTCCAAAAAACGGTGTTGTTTCCAATCCCAAATATGGCCATGAGTCGTCCCTGAAACGATTTATAGTAGCTTTAGCGGTGGTCGTGCAAGTGATGGTGGCCACCATTATACTGTGCCCTCTAATAGCTCTCTATATGTCCGGACTGTACATCACCACCGGGATCGCAGTGTGGCGTCTATCAGAGCGCGACTTCGGGGGCAAGGGTGGAGAGGTGAACCTGAAACTGGGACTGGAAGTCCTCTACTCTCTGACTCTCTGGCTCTGCTGCAGTTTGCTACAGGACCAGCTGCTACCAAACGGGAATAAGGCTAGAGAAAATAGTAGGCCAGGAGTACGGGTTCAGAGGCCTGGCACTTCACTCAGTCAAACGCTACTTGCTCGATATCAGGGCGGGGTGCTTCAAGGACCCATCATCCGCCAAAGGAAAGAACCTGCTGACATACGCTGTGGAGCTAATGGGGTCTCAGTCACCTCAGAGCTACCTGTCTGGGCTAAGGATTCTTGA
- the LOC127332035 gene encoding uncharacterized protein — MAKCLMLLLSFAFLLSAAGTATATPCHRDDLRALRGFAENLGGGGALSLRAAWSGASCCDWEGVGCDGASGRVTALWLPRSGLTGPIPSWICQLHHLRYLDLSGNALVGEVPKNLQVQLKGITNMPLHVMRNRRSLDEQPNTISGSNNTVRSGSKNVLAGNDNTVISGDNNSVSGSNNTVVSGNDNTVTGSNHVVSGTNHIVTDNNNNVSGNDNNVSGSFHTVSGGHNTVSGSNNTVSGSNHVVSGSNKVVTDA; from the coding sequence ATGGCGAAATGCTTGATGCTGCTGCTCTCCTTCGCGTTCCTCTTGTCGGCGGCCGGCACGGCGACGGCGACGCCATGCCACCGCGATGACCTCCGCGCGCTGCGGGGCTTCGCTGAGAacctgggcggcggcggcgcactcAGCCTCCGCGCCGCGTGGTCAGGCGCCTCATGCTGCGATTGGGAAGGCGTTGGCTGCGACGGTGCCAGCGGCCGTGTCACGGCTTTGTGGCTCCCCAGGAGCGGCCTCACGGGGCCAATCCCGTCATGGATTTGTCAGCTTCACCACCTACGCTACTTGGATCTTTCAGGTAATGCATTGGTTGGCGAGGTACCCAAGAATCTGCAGGTACAGCTCAAAGGCATCACCAACATGCCATTGCATGTGATGCGTAACAGAAGATCACTCGACGAGCAGCCCAATACAATTTCTGGGAGCAACAATACTGTCAGATCCGGGAGCAAAAATGTTCTTGCTGGGAATGACAACACCGTCATATCTGGGGACAACAATAGTGTGTCTGGGAGCAACAACACTGTCGTAAGTGGGAATGACAATACCGTAACCGGCAGCAACCATGTCGTATCAGGGACAAACCATATCGTTacagacaacaacaacaacgtatCCGGGAACGATAATAATGTATCCGGGAGCTTTCATACCGTATCCGGGGGGCACAATACTGTCTCCGGGAGCAACAATACCGTATCTGGGAGCAACCATGTTGTATCTGGAAGCAACAAAGTCGTGACAGACGCTTAA
- the LOC127332034 gene encoding uncharacterized protein, with the protein MIMAPISSDLLHCINHDEWTSAIVAASLQVMCQIVTAAGNTAEALRREISGNCTAMRTMQIILDCEDCGEELCVLAIKILTQLDMENRESFICKLLAIFTANKDSHIRGLAGEKLATLSVESEHNAKIILNKNDDFVRRLTEVLLQDESNECRITAAWILESLCIRHYTDEDDECVKRLKEIMIDVMPKVLREVLHYGPNTKEAAEDTGLSTQASCESCDLEKGQRGDDSQDSIRNYYTSAEPGDVHCNDGQLQAELLSFSVMVFDKLIDADPNLPQKVVAIAPQDSVFSLARKLKEMVERYRLSAHPPVDCLRMLKLTTKIVIAIMKSIDWHWDEDMESLKISLSKALEKMSDFDGLMIISSAGRDHGVVEKRSDVTLGSLIKEAFVLLDKIKSRKLEIVPVIALSRET; encoded by the exons ATGATCATGGCGCCCATAAGCTCTGACCTACTCCACTGCATCAATCATGATGAATGGACGTCCGCCATAGTGGCCGCATCACTGCAAGTCATGTGCCAGATCGTGACTGCTGCTGGAAACACTGCTGAGGCATTACGTCGTGAAATCTCGGGAAACTGTACAGCGATGCGCACCATGCAAATAATCCTAGATTGTGAGGATTGTGGTGAAGAGCTGTGTGTACTAGCCATCAAGATCCTCACACAGCTAGACATGGAGAACAGAGAAAGTTTCATCTGCAAACTGCTAGCCATCTTCACTGCTAATAAGGACAGCCACATCAGAGGATTGGCAGGTGAAAAGCTTGCCACACTGTCTGTCGAAAGCGAACACAATGCCAAGATCATCTTAAATAAAAATGATGATTTTGTTAGACGACTTACTGAAGTGCTCTTACAAGACGAAAGCAATGAATGCAGAATAACCGCCGCGTGGATTCTGGAGAGCCTATGTATTCGTCATTACACGGATGAGGATGATGAATGTGTCAAAAGACTCAAAGAAATCATGATTGACGTGATGCCAAAG GTACTCAGGGAGGTACTTCACTATGGTCCGAATACAAAAGAAGCAGCAGAAGACACGGGCTTGTCCACTCAAGCCAGTTGTGAGTCTTGTGACTTAGAAAAAGGGCAGCGTGGTGATGATTCACAAGATAGTATCCGGAACTATTACACTTCTGCCGAGCCAGGCGATGTGCACTGCAACGATGGTCAATTGCAGGCAGAACTGTTATCCTTCAGTGTGATGGTTTTTGATAAACTGATCGATGCAGATCCGAACTTGCCTCAAAAAGTTGTTGCAATTGCCCCTCAAGACAGTGTATTCAGTCTGGCAAGGAAACTCAAGGAGATGGTTGAAAGGTACAGACTTTCGGCTCATCCGCCGGTTGACTGCTTGAGAATGCTTAAGCTTACCACTAAGATAGTCATTGCAATAATGAAAAGCATAGATTGGCACTGGGACGAAGACATGGAGAGCTTGAAGATCTCACTGTCCAAAGCTTTAGAGAAAATGTCGGATTTTGACGGACTCATGATTATCTCAAGTGCTGGCCGCGATCATGGTGTTGTCGAAAAAAGGAGCGATGTGACTCTAGGTTCCCTCATAAAGGAAGCGTTTGTACTTCTAGACAAGATCAAGTCCCGAAAATTAGAGATTGTGCCGGTTATAGCTCTGTCAAGGGAAACCTGA
- the LOC127329917 gene encoding ribonuclease 1 has product MGVHNCSIVVLVLLPLLLASSPSAATDFDFFYHVQQWPGSFCDTKGGCCFPGNVKPAADFGIHGLWPNYAACRPAVGKNKTECWPEFCNAADTFDPLLVSDLKNGMDRNWATLSCKSNDSTGFWSHEWEKHGTCSNMDQHAYFAAALEYKARFNLTQILLDAGVVPSDEATYGVSSILEAITVATGSKPSIGCNKGVSGEMQLYEVYQCVDRTGTRPVDCPGTVQGRKCTDTVQFPAF; this is encoded by the exons ATGGGAGTCCATAACTGTTCCATCGTCGTGCTCGTCCTTCTTCCTCTCCTTCTCGCCTCCTCCCCTTCGGCAGCTACCGATTTTGATTTCTTCTACCATGTTCAGCAG TGGCCTGGGTCGTTCTGCGACACGAAGGGTGGGTGCTGCTTCCCGGGCAACGTGAAGCCAGCGGCGGACTTCGGCATCCACGGCCTCTGGCCCAACTACGCCGCGTGCCGCCCCGCCGTCGGGAAGAACAAGACGGAGTGCTGGCCTGAGTTCTGCAACGCCGCCGACACTTTCGACCCGTTGCTGGTCAGCGACCTGAAGAACGGAATGGACCGGAACTGGGCGACGCTGTCGTGCAAGAGCAACGACAGCACGGGGTTCTGGAGTCACGAGTGGGAGAAGCACGGCACCTGCTCCAACATGGACCAGCACGCCTACTTCGCGGCGGCGCTCGAGTACAAGGCCCGGTTCAACCTCACGCAGATCCTCCTCGACGCCGGCGTGGTGCCGTCGGACGAGGCGACGTACGGCGTGAGCAGCATCCTGGAAGCTATCACGGTGGCGACGGGGTCGAAGCCCAGCATCGGGTGCAACAAGggcgtctccggcgagatgcAGCTGTACGAGGTGTACCAGTGCGTCGACCGCACCGGCACGCGCCCCGTCGACTGCCCGGGGACGGTGCAGGGACGGAAGTGCACCGACACTGTGCAGTTCCCCGCGTTCTGA